Proteins from a genomic interval of Schistosoma mansoni strain Puerto Rico chromosome 6, complete genome:
- a CDS encoding putative chromobox protein, translating into MHKSRSRTSGVYRVEHLVGKRIRGSRVEYLVKWKNWSDEHNTWEPEKNILDKRLIESFERREKRKKAQQELNSHERSISAESQRSSPLNSPDKHYDYHHDNISKSKENVSMITSPERVICSRGTIECESPIVLSKTDPILSSFLNTAATSAKVICNKDSDNVIKNIPISSCSPNLSIDPMTSNSSTRTTPNSISSPVNIESNNNNNDLCFDRRFPHSRISGRQTQQTTNITHTENSQPIRLTIPRDRILPCPPVGVSSNSSCNSQNSSQLTSSSIEDSDHSSFLELNTSLKHDDSISTATKTTTHFIAPVELPRRSSTTLSPHTFNPTGGMRLPEIQIENSPQSFYTDAIGTLNTCKSPKWTKQTPCINTSNVMQLPKLFISSTTIPSSSSSTPFDLIISTKKRHRQLRSESCLSSPGNEEYECTKRRKHSQKKDKHYNVSVSKIRRRSGSSTSLTSSLSTDSFSPTISNNTSPNEDFPRLAPLRIHLPRSLTTQLSGSDISTKHRNDIIIGQNHMLSHNTTNQIHSNYREQIHLVPEMCITDITVNGLTISIKECSGPGNFFGIPTSQLVQHNCYKNEYITNSDDDDDDFTTVTTVIDSCKMPSTTVTTTNSTSTITTPYTMTTPTPITTRTIKPLCLNLKEQNLSSVITKLDTSIEDNLTINNSNNNINDLTTKNVDNVNLCDIKQGNVVSIDNDNMIQKYVKKNSLSQYADENVAPDQQQNCINYPVNQSNPDMSDLSLHSISPVSISSPLLTSSSPDTMCSIVITSLPSSSPEMNNLQLSTIYEETETSSTTISSVVSVENEHKIENETIIESCSTPNPTAIKSENELTIIPSTSSIIVNNTSVPSSLSAPSSSTSEIVLSSHSQSSSSSFMLAATEAIMKSSLNSPSSPGLLLPPRRSSTPIEHSPPYIPQLSFINSCKKSNLNETCESKSPPQLHDTTILHTNQTNNNNVCKINNPITSTNTDINTIATCISICKPLPTLAINTTTTAYSNNNSNSPRKTLTLKPSITTTTAIAASSSTRNRPMATIFGQVRNRGTTSVKYSTNTGVNQLTSTINNTSYVNSVEYSSSRKTSVKSKYASTVITNNWNNHTCDTLNSSKPIGMINASQMNNNRKKTNDLDNIYTFPDESPTYTIPNCSSTISNTCHLDTVSSSSPRIITSLDSKHTHSSVRSKSAVKQNHYLQRNQRSNPDSSALAAAVCLQQLQMQMMCCTTNPTAMAVALNALNGFSSNSIIPNMNFSSFHMNPGDSHQSNNKNSTVTATTATNTASNSNANTSECSSNHSTDFSMFTQFTDYIDGFSLGNMLSPSLSNLTSGCPDLLNLNSIHLSPCLNTNSLITTATNTTTTGTVNDMLDNSDLPIDLSAKR; encoded by the exons ACATAATACATGggaaccagaaaaaaatatattagaCAAACGATTAATTGAATCATTTGAAAGACG TGAAAAACGTAAAAAAGCACAACAAGAATTAAATTCACATGAACGAAGTATCAGTGCGGAAAGTCAACGTTCTTCACCTTTAAATTCACCAGATAAacattatgattatcatcatgACAATATTTCTAAATCTAAAGAAAATGTATCAATGATCACAAGTCCAGAAAGAGTGATATGTTCACGAGGTACAATAGAATGTGAAAGTCCTATTGTTTTGTCAAAAACTGATCCAATTCTTTCTTCTTTCCTTAATACTGCTGCTACCTCTGCAAAAGTTATTTGTAATAAGGATTCTGATAATGTTATAAAAAATATTCCAATATCTTCTTGTTCACCAAATTTATCGATAGATCCTATGACTAGTAACAGTAGTACGAGAACAACACCGAATTCGATTAGTTCACCAGTTAATATTGAAtcgaacaataataataatgatttatgcTTTGATCGTCGTTTCC CACATTCTAGAATATCTGGAAGACAAACGCAACAAACTACTAATATTACTCATACCGAAAATTCTCAACCT ATTCGTCTGACTATACCACGTGATCGTATATTACCTTGTCCACCAGTAGGTGTATCAAGTAATTCTTCTTGTAATAGTCAAAATTCTTCACAATTAACTAGTTCATCTATTGAAGATTCAGATCATTCATCTTTTCTTGAATTGAATACTTCACTCAAACATGATGATTCAATTTCAACTGCGACAAAAACTACAACACATTTTATTGCACCGGTTGAATTACCACGTCGAAGTAGTACAACTTTATCACCACATACATTCAATCCAACAGGAGGTATGCGTCTTCCAGAGATTCAGATTGAAAATTCTCCACAATCTTTTTATACAGATGCAATTGGTACATTGAACACTTGTAAGTCACCTAAATGGACTAAACAGACACCTTGTATAAATACATCAAATGTTATGCAATTGCCTAAACTTTTTATTTCTTCTACTACAATCccttcatcatcgtcatcaacaCCATTCGATCTAATTATTTCTACAAAAAAGCGTCATCGACAACTTAGATCTGAAAGTTGTTTATCCTCTCCAGGAAATGAAGAATATGAATGTACTAAAAGACGTAAACATTCACAAAAGAAAGACAAGC ACTATAATGTGAGTGTGAGTAAAATACGTCGACGTTCCGGTTCATCTACctcattaacatcatcattatcgACAGATAGCTTTTCACCTACTATTTCAAATAATACATCACCTAATGAAGATTTTCCACGTTTGGCTCCATTACGCATACATTTACCAAGATCGCTTACTACACAATTATCTGGATCGGACA TTTCTACGAAACATAGAAATGATATAATTATTGGACAAAATCATATGTTATCACATAATACAACAAATCAAATTCATTCAAATTATAGAGAACAAATTCATCTTGTGCCAGAAATGTGTATCACTGATATAACTGTTAATGGCTTAACTATTAGCATTAAGGAATGTAGTGGTCCAGGGAATTTTTTCGGTATACCAACTAGTCAACTTGTTCAACATAATtgttataaaaatgaatatattactaattctgatgatgatgatgatgattttactACCGTAACTACAGTTATTGATTCATGCAAAATGCCCAGTACTACAGTGACTACTACCAATAGTACGTCTACAATTACTACTCCGTATACAATGACAACACCAACACCAATAACCACACGGACAATTAAACCGTTATGCTTGAATTTAAAAGAACAAAATCTTTCCTCTGTTATCACAAAATTAGATACTTCGATAGAAGATAATTTAaccattaataatagtaataataacattaatgaTCTCACTACAAAAAATGTAGataatgtaaatttatgtgATATTAAACAGGGAAATGTGGTTagtattgataatgataatatgatACAAAAGTATGTAAAAAAAAACTCACTCAGTCAATATGCAGATGAGAATGTTGCCCcagatcaacaacaaaattgtATAAATTATCCTGTAAATCAATCAAATCCAGACATGTCTGATCTATCATTACATTCCATTTCGCCAGTTTCCATTTCTTCTCCATTATTAACATCATCGTCACCGGATACCATGTGTTCAATTGTTATCACATCATTGCCATCGTCATCACCTGAGATGAATAATCTTCAATTAAGTACAATTTATGAAGAAACTGAGACGTCATCTACAACTATCTCATCAGTAGTATCAGTTgaaaatgaacataaaattgaaaatgaaacaatCATCGAAAGCTGTTCTACACCAAATCCAACAGCAATCAAATCTGAAAACGAATTGACAATTATCCCATCAACTTCGTCGATCATTGTTAATAACACATCAGTTCCCTCATCATTATCAGCTCCATCGTCATCAACATCTGAGATTGTATTATCTAGTCACTCACAATCTTCATCGTCATCTTTTATGTTAGCTGCTACAGAGGCTATTATGAAGAGTTCATTGAATTCTCCAAGTTCGCCAGGACTTTTATTACCTCCAAGACGGTCATCTACACCAATTGAACATAGTCCTCCTTATATACCTCaattatcatttataaattCGTGTAAAAAATCTAATTTAAACGAAACATGTGAATCAAAATCACCTCCACAATTACATGACACTACCATTTTGCATACTAAccaaaccaataataataatgtttgtaaaataaataatcctATTACTTCAACCAATACTGATATCAATACCATAGCTACATGTATATCGATTTGTAAACCCTTGCCAACACTTGCTATTAATACCACCACCACTgcttatagtaataataatagtaattcacCTCGTAAAACTTTAACTTTGAAACCTTCAATTACTACTACGACTGCTATTGCTGCTAGTAGTAGTACACGGAATCGACCAATGGCAACTATATTTGGTCAAGTACGTAATCGTGGTACTACTAGTGTTAAGTATAGTACTAATACTGGAGTTAATCAGCTGACATCAACTATTAATAATACTAGTTATGTAAATAGTGTGGAATATTCTTCTTCACGTAAAACATCAGTCAAATCGAAGTATGCATCAACAGTAATAACAAATAATTGGAATAATCATACTTGTGATACATTGAATTCATCAAAACCGATCGGTATGATAAATGCTtcacaaatgaataataatcgTAAGAAAACCAACGATTTAGATAATATCTATACTTTTCCTGATGAATCTCCTACATATACAATTCCAAATTGTAGTAGTACAATTAGTAATACCTGTCATTTAGATACTGTGTCATCATCATCTCCACGTATTATAACGTCTTTAGATTCAAAACATACCCATTCTTCTGTAAGATCTAAATCCGCTGTTAAACAAAATCATTATCTACAACGAAATCAACGAT CGAATCCCGACAGTTCTGCATTAGCTGCAGCGGTTTGTTTACAACAATTACAAATGCAAATGATGTGTTGTACCACTAATCCGACTGCGATGGCTGTTGCTCTAAATGCCTTAAATGGATTTTCGTCCAATTCCATCATACCAAATATGAATTTTTCATCATTCCATATGAATCCAGGAGATAGCCATCaaagtaataataagaatagcACAGTAACTGCGACTACTGCTACCAATACTGCTAGTAATAGTAATGCTAATACTTCAGAATG tagtagtaatcatTCTACAGATTTCAGTATGTTTACTCAATTTACTGATTATATTGATGGATTTTCATTAGGGAATATGTTGAGTCCATCATTGTCAAATCTAACATCTGGATGTCCGGATCTATTGAATCTAAATAGTATACACTTATCTCCATGTCTCAATACGAATTCATTGATAACAACCGCCACcaacacaacaacaacaggAACAGTAAATGACATGTTAGATAATTCCGATCTACCTATTGATTTGTCTGCGAAAAGATGA